The following nucleotide sequence is from Pseudofrancisella aestuarii.
TAGAGTCTATAGACTGGAAAAAAATGGATGATTTAGTACCAGCTATTATCCAGTCCGCAGTGGATAGTACAGTTCTAATGTTAGGCTATATGAATAAAGAGTCTTTAAGGAAAACATTAGAGATAAAAAAAGTTACATTCTATAGCCGTAGTAAAAATCGCTTATGGACTAAAGGTGAGGAGAGTGGACACTTTCTTGAATTAGTGGATGTTTCAATAGATTGTGATAACGATTCTATACTTATAAAAGCTATACCTTATGGGCCAACTTGTCATACAGGTAGTAAATCTTGTTTTACCAAGAATGAAGAATCAAATTCTTTTTATATCTTAGATAAACTAGAAAAACTAATTGCAGAAAGAAAAGATTGGTTGCCAGAGAATAGTTATGTTTCTAGCTTATTTAAAAAAGGTTTACCAAGGATAGCTCAAAAAGTTGGTGAAGAAGGTGTAGAAGTTGTAATTGCGGCTATGAAGCAAGACTCTAATGATGAGCTAGTTTCTGAAACAGCAGACTTATTATTTCATTTACTAGTTTTACTAAGGGAAAAAGGGATATCATTAGATCAAGTTTGTCAAAAATTAGTCTCTAGGAATCATTAAATAATTATATTTAATGTCACAAAATCCAATAAAATCTCTATTTTATCTCATCTTTATAATAAAAACTTATAGATTTTATAAAATCAATATATTTAATTTTAAATAACAGAAAGTATAAGATTATCGGTAATAAAAGATATTAAATTACAGAAGGTTATCAAAATGAAAAGAATAATAAAATTAGTATTGGTTAGTAGTTTGTTAATAATGCCAGTTTACTCAATGTCATATATACGAGTGGTTTCAGCTAGTTCATATGGTTCAGTTATTAGGCATGATGTTTCAAGTATGGGTAGCTATAGTGCGGCTATTCAGAATCTCGGCTAGTTTGTATATCACTTATCCTTATCAAAAAAACTTATAAGCCATATAAAATCAATCAATTTAACATTTAGTTTTTATCGATGTAAGATTCTTTCCACTTAATTTTTAAAACAACAAAATAAAAGGGAAGGAAACTTAAGTAATGGAAAAAATAATAGGCGCAATCTTAGTAGTGGTTTTATTAATCGTACCAATTTGTTCTATATCATACGTGAGAGTGAACAATTACCAAACAGGTTCATACAATTACGCTATTAAAAATAATGGTAGCACTAGAGGGATTGGGACTTATAATGAAGCTCTTAGAAACTATGATGAGCAACTTATGGAAATGCGATTAGCAGGATAATTCTCGGCTCGTTATAATAAAATCTATTTTTTATATGACATTAAAAAGTTTTCAATTAGCTTATAAGAAAAACTTATTAACCATATCAAATCAATATATTTCACATTGATAGGTTGTGGGTATAACATAGTGATCAAGTAATACAAATACAAATTATATAAAGGTAAATAAAATGAAAAAAATAATAAGTTTAATATTAGTAAGTAGTTTTTTAGTTATGCCAGTTTACTCAGTGGCTTTAGCTAGTGTAAGTTCTTTTAAGCCATCTTCTGCTGGATTTAGACATGTATCTCAAGGGATAGATAGTTTTGGCCAAGATCCATATATAGATAATCAAATAGACAGTATGCAAATAAGATAAGCTTTTTAGAAATAAGAGAGAGTTATGAAAAAAACAATAAAACTAACAATAGGTTTTTTATTAATGATGCCGATTTGTTCCATGGCGCTAAATAATATGAATTCAGGATTTAGGTACTCATCTCAAGATGATTATAAAGTTAGAAATAGATTCTCTGATATGAAAAAAGATTCAGATAGTTACTATAATGATAATTCGTTAAAATTTTATTTCTAGACTCTTATAGTTTCAAATCTTATACTTTATTTATCTCCAAATTTTCTAAACTTTTTTATGATTAAAACAGCAAATAACTGGAATGCTGATCTTTATGATAGCAAGGCTAATTTTGTCACAAACTATGGTGATGATGTTATAGAGCTTTTAGCTCCAAAATCTAATGAGATTATTTTAGATCTGGGATGTGGTACAGGTAGGCTTGCTAATACCATAGCTGAATCAGGTGCTAAAGTAACAGGTGTTGATTATTCATTGGATATGGTTAATAGAGCAAAGAAGCTTTATCCAAATATCGATTTTCATGTTGCGGATGCTCAGCAGAGTTTAGACTTTTCGGAAAATAGTTTTGATGCGGTTTTCTCTAATGCTGCTTTACATTGGATGATTAATGCTGAGGCTGTAATAAAAAATGTAGCTAAAGTCCTTAAGCCAAATGGTAGATTTGTATTTGAAATGGGTGGAAAGGGTAATATAGATAGATTACTTTTCCATATAAATACTGTTTCTCAAGAGTTTAATCTTACGGATTATCACATTAAAAATTATTATCCAAGTATTTCTGAATATAGCTCTTTACTTGAGAAAAATGGTTTCGCTGTACGATTTGCTGTTTTATTTGATAGACCAACTAAGTTAGAAGGTGAGGATGGAATCACCAATTGGGTTACTAACTTTAGAGCTGACTTACTTGAGAGAGTAGAAGATAAAGAAAAGTTTTTTACTAGATTAAAAGAAGTCGCAAGAGCTGATCTATTTAATAATGGCGATTGGTATGCTGATTATG
It contains:
- the hisIE gene encoding bifunctional phosphoribosyl-AMP cyclohydrolase/phosphoribosyl-ATP diphosphatase HisIE; the protein is MSNEIIESIDWKKMDDLVPAIIQSAVDSTVLMLGYMNKESLRKTLEIKKVTFYSRSKNRLWTKGEESGHFLELVDVSIDCDNDSILIKAIPYGPTCHTGSKSCFTKNEESNSFYILDKLEKLIAERKDWLPENSYVSSLFKKGLPRIAQKVGEEGVEVVIAAMKQDSNDELVSETADLLFHLLVLLREKGISLDQVCQKLVSRNH
- a CDS encoding class I SAM-dependent methyltransferase, which translates into the protein MIKTANNWNADLYDSKANFVTNYGDDVIELLAPKSNEIILDLGCGTGRLANTIAESGAKVTGVDYSLDMVNRAKKLYPNIDFHVADAQQSLDFSENSFDAVFSNAALHWMINAEAVIKNVAKVLKPNGRFVFEMGGKGNIDRLLFHINTVSQEFNLTDYHIKNYYPSISEYSSLLEKNGFAVRFAVLFDRPTKLEGEDGITNWVTNFRADLLERVEDKEKFFTRLKEVARADLFNNGDWYADYVRLRMVAYKN